Proteins from one Xenorhabdus griffiniae genomic window:
- the cyoB gene encoding cytochrome o ubiquinol oxidase subunit I, with protein MWGKLTLDAVPLHEPIIVVTLLGILLGGLAVVGSLTYFRKWKWLWSEWLTSVDHKKIGVMYIIVAMVMMLRGFADAIMMRGQQALASAGEAGFLPPHHYDQIFTAHGVIMIFFMATPFVVGLMNVVVPLQIGARDVAFPFLNSLSFWLFVVGVALINISLGVGEFAQTGWLAYPPLSGLEYNPGVGVDYWIWSLQLSGIGTLLTGVNFFVTILRMRAPGMSMMKMPVFTWTALCTNILIIAAFPILTVTIALLTLDRYLGTHFFTNDMGGNMMMYINLIWAWGHPEVYILVLPVFGVFSEVTATFSKKRLFGYTSLVWATIVITILSFIVWLHHFFTMGSGANVNAFFGIATMIISIPTGVKIFNWLFTMYRGRIEFKTPMLWTVGFLVTFSIGGMTGVLLAVPGANFVLHNSLFLIAHFHNVIIGGVVFGCFAGTTYWFPKAFGFTLNEKWGVRAFWFWITGFFVAFMPLYALGFMGMTRRLSQDINPEFHPLLVVAAGGVVLIALGILCQVIQFYVSIRDREQNRDLTGDPWGGRTLEWSISSPPPFYNFAEVPHIQTRDAWWDVKEKGTEYKRPAKYEEIHMPKNTGAGVIISAFCLTLGFALIWHIWWMAIASFAGIIISCIVKSFDEDVDYYVPVAEIEKVENQRYEDLRKAGVK; from the coding sequence ATGTGGGGAAAATTAACACTGGATGCGGTCCCATTACATGAACCCATTATTGTGGTGACATTACTTGGGATCTTGCTTGGGGGACTGGCAGTTGTTGGTTCCTTGACTTATTTCCGTAAATGGAAATGGCTTTGGAGTGAATGGTTAACCAGCGTTGACCATAAAAAAATTGGTGTCATGTACATCATCGTTGCCATGGTGATGATGCTCCGTGGTTTCGCTGACGCCATCATGATGCGTGGACAGCAAGCCCTAGCTTCCGCTGGTGAAGCCGGTTTTCTGCCCCCACACCATTATGATCAGATCTTTACCGCTCACGGCGTTATCATGATCTTCTTTATGGCGACGCCTTTCGTCGTCGGTCTGATGAACGTTGTTGTTCCTCTGCAAATCGGCGCACGCGACGTTGCATTCCCATTTTTGAACTCCTTGAGCTTCTGGTTATTTGTTGTTGGTGTCGCACTAATCAATATCTCTCTGGGTGTAGGTGAATTTGCACAAACCGGCTGGTTGGCATATCCGCCTCTCTCCGGTCTGGAGTACAACCCAGGAGTCGGTGTTGACTACTGGATATGGAGTCTTCAGCTCTCTGGTATCGGTACATTGCTGACCGGTGTTAACTTCTTTGTGACCATCCTGCGTATGCGTGCACCAGGTATGTCCATGATGAAAATGCCAGTCTTCACTTGGACTGCACTGTGCACTAACATCCTTATTATTGCTGCGTTCCCAATCCTGACAGTAACCATCGCGTTGCTAACCTTGGATCGTTATCTGGGCACCCATTTCTTTACCAACGATATGGGCGGCAACATGATGATGTACATCAACCTGATCTGGGCTTGGGGCCACCCTGAAGTTTACATTCTGGTTCTACCTGTCTTCGGTGTTTTCTCCGAAGTCACTGCAACCTTCTCGAAAAAACGCCTGTTTGGTTATACCTCATTGGTATGGGCGACAATCGTTATTACCATCCTGTCGTTCATTGTCTGGTTGCACCACTTCTTTACCATGGGTTCTGGCGCGAACGTCAACGCCTTCTTTGGTATCGCCACGATGATTATCTCCATCCCAACTGGGGTTAAGATCTTCAACTGGCTGTTCACTATGTACCGTGGTCGTATTGAATTCAAAACCCCAATGCTGTGGACAGTTGGCTTCTTGGTGACCTTCTCCATTGGTGGTATGACGGGTGTGCTGCTAGCCGTACCAGGTGCAAACTTCGTTCTGCATAACAGCCTGTTCCTGATCGCTCACTTCCATAACGTTATCATCGGCGGTGTGGTATTCGGCTGTTTCGCTGGTACTACTTACTGGTTCCCGAAAGCATTTGGTTTCACGCTGAATGAAAAATGGGGTGTCCGTGCGTTCTGGTTCTGGATCACAGGTTTCTTCGTTGCCTTCATGCCGCTGTATGCGTTGGGCTTCATGGGCATGACTCGTCGTCTGAGTCAGGATATCAATCCTGAATTCCATCCTTTGCTGGTGGTTGCCGCAGGTGGTGTTGTGCTTATCGCTCTTGGTATTCTGTGTCAGGTTATCCAGTTCTACGTCAGTATCCGTGACCGTGAACAGAACCGTGATCTGACCGGTGATCCATGGGGTGGCCGTACTCTGGAATGGTCAATTTCATCTCCACCTCCGTTCTATAACTTTGCGGAAGTTCCACACATTCAGACTCGTGACGCATGGTGGGATGTTAAAGAAAAAGGCACTGAATATAAGCGTCCGGCGAAATATGAAGAAATTCATATGCCTAAAAATACCGGCGCAGGTGTGATCATCAGTGCTTTCTGTCTGACCTTAGGCTTTGCTTTGATCTGGCATATCTGGTGGATGGCTATTGCAAGCTTCGCTGGCATCATCATCAGTTGCATCGTGAAAAGCTTTGACGAAGACGTTGATTATTACGTTCCTGTAGCTGAAATCGAGAAAGTTGAAAATCAGCGTTATGAAGATCTGAGAAAGGCAGGTGTGAAATAA
- a CDS encoding cytochrome o ubiquinol oxidase subunit IV — protein MSHPNTSHSGASHGSFKTYLIGFVLSVILTVIPFWMVMDGTASHSTILVTVVAMAVIQIFVHFICFLHMNTSSEERWNLVALIFTLLVIAIVVVGSLWIMYNLNINMMVD, from the coding sequence ATGAGTCATCCAAATACTTCTCATTCCGGCGCAAGCCACGGTAGCTTCAAAACCTATCTAATTGGTTTTGTTCTGTCAGTCATACTGACCGTGATCCCATTCTGGATGGTGATGGATGGCACTGCTTCACACAGCACAATTCTGGTGACAGTAGTCGCTATGGCTGTTATTCAGATTTTTGTTCATTTCATCTGCTTCCTGCACATGAATACATCATCTGAAGAGCGTTGGAACCTCGTTGCCTTAATATTCACATTACTGGTCATCGCTATCGTTGTTGTTGGCTCCCTGTGGATTATGTACAACCTGAACATCAATATGATGGTTGATTAA
- the cyoE gene encoding heme o synthase, translated as MIKQYLQVTKPGIIFGNLISAIGGFLLASKGVIDYPLFFATMVGVSLVVASGCVFNNYIDRDIDRIMERTKERVLVKGLIDPKISLIYASVLGIVGIVLLYIAANVLAMQLALIGFIVYVGVYSLYMKRKSVYGTLVGSLSGAAPPVIGYCAVTGHFDTGALILLLIFSLWQMPHSYAIAIFRFKDYQAANIPVLPVIKGISVAKNHITLYILAFMVATLMLTISGYAGYKYLIVAAAVSLWWLGMALSGYKTSNDRIWARKLFLFSIVAIMSLSVMMSVDSTASPENLLTYVW; from the coding sequence ATGATTAAGCAATACCTGCAAGTGACCAAACCAGGAATTATTTTCGGAAATCTAATTTCTGCGATTGGTGGTTTTCTACTCGCTTCCAAGGGCGTAATAGATTACCCCTTGTTCTTTGCAACGATGGTCGGGGTATCGCTGGTGGTAGCATCAGGTTGTGTATTCAACAACTATATCGACCGCGATATTGACCGTATCATGGAAAGAACGAAAGAAAGAGTCCTTGTGAAAGGGCTTATCGATCCGAAAATCAGCCTGATTTACGCCTCAGTGTTAGGTATTGTTGGCATCGTGCTGCTTTATATAGCAGCCAATGTCTTAGCAATGCAGTTAGCTCTCATCGGGTTTATCGTTTATGTTGGGGTTTATAGCCTCTACATGAAAAGAAAATCTGTTTATGGCACGCTGGTTGGTAGCTTGTCAGGCGCAGCACCTCCCGTGATTGGTTACTGTGCAGTAACAGGGCATTTTGATACAGGCGCGTTGATCTTATTGCTGATCTTCAGCTTGTGGCAAATGCCCCACTCTTATGCCATTGCTATTTTTCGGTTCAAAGATTATCAAGCGGCCAACATCCCAGTATTACCTGTGATTAAAGGTATTTCCGTCGCGAAAAACCACATCACTCTGTATATTCTGGCCTTTATGGTTGCCACTTTGATGCTGACTATCAGTGGTTATGCGGGGTATAAATACCTTATTGTCGCTGCTGCAGTAAGCCTCTGGTGGTTGGGTATGGCATTATCAGGTTATAAAACCTCTAATGACCGTATTTGGGCCCGTAAGTTATTTCTGTTTTCTATCGTTGCTATCATGTCATTAAGCGTCATGATGTCTGTAGATTCAACAGCATCGCCAGAAAACCTACTGACTTACGTCTGGTAA
- a CDS encoding cytochrome o ubiquinol oxidase subunit III, giving the protein MSTQTLNNTAAHEAHGHHDTGANKVFGFWVYLMSDLILFASLFATYAVLVNGTAGGPTGKDIFELPFVLVETFLLLFSSITYGFAMLGMNKGKTGQVNLWLFITFLFGLGFVSMEVYEFHKLISEGFGPDRSAFLSAFFALVATHGLHVTVGLLWIIIMMVQVSRRGLTDVNRMRLNCLSLFWHFLDVVWICVFTVVYLMGAM; this is encoded by the coding sequence ATGTCGACTCAAACCCTTAACAACACAGCCGCCCATGAAGCTCATGGGCACCACGATACAGGAGCCAACAAGGTATTTGGTTTCTGGGTCTACCTGATGAGTGACTTGATCCTGTTTGCAAGTCTGTTCGCTACCTATGCCGTGTTAGTTAACGGCACGGCGGGTGGCCCAACGGGTAAAGATATTTTTGAACTGCCATTTGTACTGGTAGAAACCTTCTTGCTGCTATTTAGTAGTATCACCTATGGTTTCGCCATGCTGGGCATGAACAAAGGTAAAACGGGTCAGGTTAATTTGTGGCTATTCATTACCTTCCTGTTTGGCCTTGGTTTCGTTTCAATGGAAGTTTATGAATTCCATAAACTGATCTCAGAAGGCTTTGGCCCTGACCGTAGCGCGTTCCTGTCTGCCTTCTTCGCACTGGTTGCTACTCACGGTCTGCACGTAACCGTCGGTCTTCTTTGGATCATTATCATGATGGTTCAAGTTTCACGCCGCGGCCTGACTGATGTAAACCGTATGCGTCTGAATTGTCTGAGTTTGTTCTGGCACTTCCTTGACGTTGTCTGGATCTGTGTATTCACTGTCGTTTATCTGATGGGAGCTATGTAA
- the cyoA gene encoding cytochrome o ubiquinol oxidase subunit II, with protein sequence MRLMKYKKTIGLSSLLAATLMLSGCDMVLMNPKGAIGVEQKTLILTAFGLMLIVVIPAIVMAVIFALRYREANKSATYRPNWAHSNKIELVVWTVPILIIITLATITWKTTHALDPYKPLDSDVKPVTIEVISLDWKWLFIYPEQGIATVNEIVFPKDVPINFKITSDSVMNSFFIPQLGGQIYAMAGMQTKLHLIANSAGKYDGFSASYSGHGFSGMKFTATATDDRAGFEEWVQKVKASPKTLDTVQAFNELAKPSQNNPVEYFSSVKPKLFQETIAKFMGDMGHGGMHGMAAHGKTEHGEAAGHNMNMSQSAHSGVEE encoded by the coding sequence ATGAGACTTATGAAATACAAAAAAACTATTGGGTTATCGTCATTACTCGCAGCCACCTTAATGCTAAGTGGTTGTGATATGGTATTGATGAATCCCAAAGGGGCGATCGGCGTCGAACAAAAAACGCTGATACTGACAGCGTTTGGTTTGATGCTGATCGTTGTTATACCGGCTATTGTAATGGCAGTCATTTTTGCCTTACGTTACCGGGAAGCCAATAAATCTGCAACTTATCGTCCAAACTGGGCACACTCAAATAAAATTGAGCTTGTCGTTTGGACTGTGCCTATCCTGATTATCATCACTTTGGCGACGATTACATGGAAAACAACACATGCACTCGATCCCTATAAGCCATTGGACAGTGATGTAAAACCGGTGACGATTGAAGTTATTTCCCTTGACTGGAAATGGCTGTTCATCTATCCGGAACAGGGTATCGCAACTGTAAACGAAATCGTATTCCCGAAAGATGTTCCAATTAACTTCAAAATCACCTCAGACTCTGTGATGAACTCTTTCTTCATCCCACAGTTGGGTGGTCAGATTTATGCAATGGCGGGTATGCAGACAAAATTGCACCTGATTGCTAACTCAGCAGGCAAATACGATGGGTTCTCAGCAAGTTACAGTGGTCATGGCTTCTCAGGCATGAAATTCACTGCAACCGCGACGGATGATCGTGCAGGTTTTGAAGAGTGGGTGCAGAAAGTGAAAGCTTCACCGAAAACCCTGGATACCGTACAAGCATTCAATGAGTTGGCTAAACCTAGCCAAAACAATCCCGTTGAATACTTCTCAAGTGTGAAACCAAAACTGTTCCAAGAGACTATCGCCAAATTCATGGGTGACATGGGCCATGGTGGTATGCATGGTATGGCTGCTCACGGCAAAACAGAACATGGTGAAGCTGCGGGTCATAATATGAATATGAGTCAGTCGGCTCATTCAGGTGTTGAGGAATAA